The Streptomyces sp. NBC_01275 genome has a segment encoding these proteins:
- a CDS encoding RNA polymerase sigma factor SigF produces MALTVSASTAPPQETAEAPPTPQPTPQPTAPRSRGADTRALTQVLFGQLKGLQPGTPEHNRVRGALIEANLPLVRYAAARFRSRNEPMEDVVQVGTIGLINAIDRFDPERGVQFPTFAMPTVVGEIKRYFRDNVRTVHVPRRLHELWVQVNSATEDLTTAFGRTPTTAEIAERLRIAEDEVLSCIEAGRSYHATSLEAAQEGDGLPGLLDRLGYEDPALDGVEHRDLVRHLLVQLPEREQRILLLRYYSNLTQSQISAELGVSQMHVSRLLARSFQRLRSANRIEA; encoded by the coding sequence GTGGCGTTGACCGTGTCGGCCAGTACTGCGCCGCCCCAGGAAACCGCGGAAGCCCCGCCGACCCCGCAGCCGACCCCGCAGCCGACCGCGCCGCGCAGCCGCGGCGCCGACACCCGGGCCCTCACCCAGGTGCTCTTCGGCCAGCTCAAGGGGCTCCAGCCGGGCACGCCGGAGCACAACCGGGTGCGCGGGGCGCTCATCGAGGCCAACCTCCCGCTCGTGCGCTACGCCGCCGCCCGCTTCCGCTCCCGCAACGAGCCGATGGAGGACGTCGTCCAGGTCGGCACCATCGGCCTGATCAACGCCATCGACCGCTTCGACCCGGAGCGGGGCGTGCAGTTCCCGACGTTCGCGATGCCGACGGTCGTCGGCGAGATCAAGCGGTACTTCCGCGACAACGTCCGCACGGTCCACGTCCCGCGCCGGCTGCACGAGCTGTGGGTCCAGGTCAACAGCGCGACCGAGGACCTGACCACCGCCTTCGGCCGTACTCCGACCACGGCCGAGATCGCCGAGCGGCTGCGCATCGCCGAGGACGAGGTCCTGTCCTGCATCGAGGCGGGCCGCTCGTACCACGCGACCTCGCTGGAGGCCGCCCAGGAGGGCGACGGCCTGCCGGGCCTGCTGGACCGCCTCGGCTACGAGGACCCGGCCCTGGACGGCGTGGAGCACCGCGACCTCGTCCGCCACCTCCTGGTCCAACTCCCCGAACGCGAACAGCGGATCCTTCTCCTGCGCTACTACAGCAACCTCACGCAGTCCCAGATCAGCGCGGAACTCGGCGTCTCCCAGATGCACGTGTCCCGGCTACTCGCGCGTAGCTTCCAGCGACTTCGCTCCGCGAACCGCATCGAGGCGTGA
- a CDS encoding GNAT family N-acetyltransferase: MSDTYVHQETANGFGTVGIRPLDAERDADVVHGWVSEERSAFWGMNGLTRDQVAEVYAHMAGLDTHHAFLVELDGDPVGLLQTYEPTEDRVSECYEVEPGDIGVHVLLAPSGERGVRSGWSAALMGVFASYVLVGLDRRRVVVDPDVRNEKAVARFLRQGFEAGPVVTLPEIDLPDVHLPEKKSQLAFLRREVAFPG; the protein is encoded by the coding sequence ATGTCTGACACCTACGTGCACCAGGAGACCGCGAACGGCTTCGGGACCGTCGGCATCCGCCCCCTGGACGCCGAGCGGGACGCGGACGTCGTCCACGGCTGGGTGAGCGAGGAGCGGTCCGCCTTCTGGGGCATGAACGGCCTGACCCGGGACCAGGTCGCCGAGGTCTACGCCCATATGGCCGGCCTCGACACCCACCACGCCTTCCTGGTCGAGCTGGACGGCGACCCGGTCGGGCTGCTGCAGACCTACGAGCCGACCGAGGACCGCGTCAGCGAGTGCTACGAGGTCGAGCCCGGCGACATCGGCGTCCACGTCCTGCTCGCGCCCTCCGGGGAACGGGGCGTGCGGTCGGGCTGGTCGGCGGCGCTGATGGGGGTGTTCGCGTCGTACGTCCTGGTCGGACTGGACCGGCGCAGGGTCGTCGTGGACCCCGACGTGCGCAACGAGAAGGCGGTCGCCCGTTTCCTGCGGCAGGGCTTCGAGGCGGGACCGGTCGTCACGCTCCCGGAGATCGACCTCCCGGACGTCCACCTGCCCGAGAAGAAGTCCCAGCTCGCCTTCCTCCGACGGGAGGTAGCGTTTCCGGGGTGA
- a CDS encoding Dabb family protein: protein MIRHLVLFKLNEGVERDDPRVVRGEAAFRGLGDEIGELRFWELGWNVSDRPIAYDFAINSAVEDVDALKRYIEHPAHQAGVALWREFATWVVADYEF from the coding sequence ATGATCCGCCACCTGGTCCTCTTCAAGCTCAACGAGGGCGTCGAGCGCGACGACCCGCGGGTCGTGCGGGGCGAGGCGGCCTTCCGCGGTCTCGGCGACGAGATCGGGGAACTGCGCTTCTGGGAGCTGGGCTGGAACGTCAGCGACCGGCCCATCGCCTACGACTTCGCGATCAACTCGGCGGTCGAGGACGTGGACGCGCTGAAGCGGTACATCGAGCATCCGGCCCATCAGGCGGGCGTCGCGCTGTGGCGCGAGTTCGCCACGTGGGTGGTCGCCGACTACGAGTTCTGA
- a CDS encoding helicase HerA-like domain-containing protein translates to MGLSTNAGEIAAGYAFSGPALDLGALLWEGADGKGMTCLPDAPVRIPLPVLNRHGLVAGATGTGKTKTLQLIAEQLSAQGVPVFLADVKGDLSGISAPGTANDRVVSRAAEVGQKWTATGFPTEFYALGGLGHGIPLRATITSFGPVLLSKVLQLNQTQEQSLGLIFHYADTKGLELLDLKDLRSVVAFLTSDEGKAELRNIGGLSTATAGVILRSLTAFEGQGMASFFGEPEFDTAELLRTAADGRGVVSVLELSAVQDRPKLFSTFLMWLLADLFHDLPEVGDVDKPGLVFFFDEAHLLFDDASKAFLGSITQTVRLIRSKGVGVFFVTQTPKDVPADVLGQLGNRVQHALRAFTPDDQKALRATVKTFPNSPYDLEELLTGLGTGEAVVTVLGEQGAPTPVAATRLRAPESLMGPVGAAALDAAVQASPLHERYAQAVDRESAFEKLATRTAERPQQREQSKAGTPREPREPREPREPRELREPRESKKTEADRSVVEQVVGSGMFKSLARSVGTQIGREITRSLFGTARRRR, encoded by the coding sequence ATGGGTCTGTCGACAAATGCCGGCGAGATCGCCGCCGGGTACGCCTTCTCCGGCCCGGCCCTCGACCTGGGCGCCCTGTTGTGGGAAGGGGCGGACGGGAAGGGAATGACGTGTCTGCCCGACGCGCCCGTCCGCATCCCCCTGCCCGTGCTCAACCGGCACGGCCTGGTCGCGGGCGCGACCGGCACCGGCAAGACCAAGACGCTCCAGCTGATCGCCGAGCAGCTCTCGGCGCAGGGCGTGCCGGTCTTCCTCGCCGACGTCAAGGGCGATCTGTCGGGGATCTCCGCGCCGGGGACGGCGAACGACCGGGTCGTGTCCCGGGCCGCCGAAGTCGGCCAGAAATGGACGGCGACCGGCTTTCCCACGGAGTTCTACGCCCTCGGCGGCCTCGGCCACGGCATTCCGCTGCGGGCCACGATCACCAGCTTCGGCCCGGTCCTGCTCTCCAAGGTGCTCCAGCTCAACCAGACCCAGGAGCAGTCCCTCGGCCTGATCTTCCACTACGCCGACACCAAGGGCCTGGAGCTGCTGGACCTCAAGGATCTGAGGTCGGTCGTCGCCTTCCTCACCTCCGACGAGGGGAAGGCGGAGCTGAGGAACATCGGAGGTCTGTCGACGGCGACGGCCGGGGTGATCCTCCGTTCCCTGACCGCCTTCGAAGGCCAGGGCATGGCGAGCTTCTTCGGCGAGCCGGAGTTCGACACGGCCGAGTTGCTGCGGACGGCGGCCGACGGCCGGGGCGTCGTGTCGGTCCTGGAGCTGTCAGCGGTCCAGGACAGGCCGAAGCTCTTCTCGACCTTCCTGATGTGGCTGCTGGCCGACCTCTTCCACGACCTGCCCGAGGTAGGCGACGTCGACAAGCCGGGGCTCGTCTTCTTCTTCGACGAGGCGCACCTCCTGTTCGACGACGCGTCGAAGGCCTTCCTCGGCTCGATCACGCAGACCGTCCGGCTGATTCGCTCGAAGGGGGTGGGCGTGTTCTTCGTCACGCAGACCCCGAAGGACGTGCCCGCCGACGTCCTCGGCCAGCTCGGCAATCGCGTCCAGCACGCGTTGCGCGCCTTCACCCCCGACGACCAGAAGGCCCTCAGGGCCACGGTGAAGACCTTCCCGAACTCCCCCTACGACCTGGAGGAGCTGCTCACCGGCCTCGGCACCGGCGAGGCCGTCGTCACCGTCCTCGGCGAGCAGGGCGCCCCGACCCCGGTCGCCGCGACGCGGCTGCGCGCCCCCGAGTCCCTGATGGGCCCGGTGGGCGCGGCCGCCCTGGACGCGGCGGTCCAGGCGTCCCCGCTCCACGAGCGGTATGCACAGGCTGTGGACAGAGAGTCGGCGTTCGAAAAACTGGCGACCCGAACGGCCGAGCGGCCGCAGCAGCGGGAGCAGTCGAAGGCAGGCACGCCCAGGGAGCCCAGGGAGCCCAGGGAGCCCAGGGAGCCCAGGGAGCTCAGGGAGCCCAGGGAGTCCAAGAAGACCGAGGCCGACCGTTCGGTCGTAGAACAGGTGGTGGGCAGCGGAATGTTCAAGTCCCTGGCCCGTTCCGTCGGTACGCAGATCGGCCGGGAGATCACCCGCTCCCTCTTCGGCACGGCGCGGCGGAGGCGGTAG
- the tadA gene encoding tRNA adenosine(34) deaminase TadA: protein MRLALDEARLAVRGGDVPVGAVVLSADGTTVLAVGHNEREAGGDPTAHAEVLAVRRAAAEIGEWRLTGCTLVVTLEPCTMCAGAIVQSRLDRVVYGARDDKAGAAGSLWDVVRDRRLNHRPEVVEGVLADECAQLLTEFFRSR, encoded by the coding sequence ATGCGGCTCGCCCTGGACGAGGCCCGGCTGGCCGTCCGGGGCGGGGACGTGCCCGTCGGCGCCGTCGTGCTGTCCGCCGACGGGACGACGGTCCTCGCCGTCGGCCACAACGAACGCGAGGCCGGCGGCGATCCGACGGCCCACGCGGAGGTCCTCGCCGTCCGGCGGGCGGCGGCGGAGATCGGGGAGTGGCGGCTGACCGGCTGCACGCTCGTCGTGACGCTGGAGCCGTGCACGATGTGCGCGGGCGCGATCGTCCAGTCCCGGCTGGACCGGGTCGTCTACGGCGCCCGCGACGACAAGGCGGGCGCGGCCGGCTCCCTCTGGGACGTCGTCCGCGACCGACGCCTCAACCACCGGCCCGAGGTCGTCGAGGGCGTCCTCGCCGACGAGTGCGCCCAGTTGCTCACCGAGTTCTTCCGCAGCCGCTGA
- a CDS encoding penicillin acylase family protein: protein MTTDIYRDAWGVPHLRADDALELARLQGLVTARDRAWQLEVERHRAQGTSASFLGAEALAWDVFARRARLADTARRCFDALEHDDPETAEWVRAYVDGVNEGLDERPGDSSTSFPSPEFRQAGLAPGRWEPWTPLAVWLSTHILFAGFPAKLWREEAARHLGPEAVGLFATDGPGTSGSNGWLVSGDRTVTGQPVIAGDPHRFIEDPGVYQQIRLACDEFDVVGLAVPGVPGIAHFGHTGAVAWAITNAMADYQDLYRERLRRTGAGVEALGPDGTWRRVARHTELVRVAGEQTVEAVEVEVLETERGPVIAGGPEGLDDGAPLALALRYPPRVTADLGFGALLPLLRARRVADVDRAFDRWAEPVNVVQAADTEGGLLHRVAGRVPVRAEANGTRLVPAWESGHEWTGWHEMPRADLTDGVAVMANQRGPAAELGVEFAPPHRADRIRALLDERRERKWGAADMPAIHTDTYLASAAPLLEHLAALDDLTAPAAALRDRLLRWNRRMDADSQDAARYAAVRSALVRRFAAQPAFAALTDPPAYPEVLLPWLALLPRIGFALEHLLRAEESYGVDRPALVREAVEEVAGQEVGGLEGAEREGAGLEVAEREVTGLEGAGESAARWGDTHRLAPWRALPDPSYEAPALSGDHDCVLCTSAVPGWTDRAARGPAARYVWDLARREDSLWVVPFGASGVPGHPHHHDQLPLWLEGELAPVVTDWERLTKESEQSDV, encoded by the coding sequence GTGACCACCGATATCTACCGGGACGCCTGGGGCGTCCCGCATCTGCGGGCCGACGACGCCCTCGAGCTGGCCCGCCTCCAGGGTCTGGTCACCGCCCGCGACCGCGCCTGGCAACTGGAGGTCGAACGGCACCGCGCGCAGGGCACCTCGGCGTCCTTCCTGGGCGCGGAGGCGCTGGCCTGGGACGTGTTCGCCCGCCGCGCCCGCCTCGCCGACACGGCCCGCCGCTGCTTCGACGCCCTGGAACACGACGACCCGGAGACCGCCGAGTGGGTCCGGGCCTACGTCGACGGCGTCAACGAGGGTCTCGACGAACGCCCGGGCGACTCTTCTACGTCGTTCCCGTCCCCGGAGTTCCGGCAGGCCGGTCTCGCCCCCGGTCGCTGGGAGCCCTGGACCCCGCTCGCCGTCTGGCTGAGCACGCACATCCTGTTCGCCGGGTTCCCCGCCAAGCTGTGGCGCGAGGAGGCCGCCCGCCACCTCGGGCCCGAAGCCGTCGGCCTGTTCGCCACCGACGGACCCGGCACCTCCGGCAGCAACGGCTGGCTGGTGAGCGGCGACCGCACGGTCACCGGCCAGCCGGTCATCGCCGGCGACCCGCACCGCTTCATCGAGGACCCCGGGGTCTACCAGCAGATCCGCCTCGCCTGCGACGAGTTCGACGTCGTCGGCCTCGCCGTCCCGGGCGTCCCCGGCATCGCCCACTTCGGCCACACCGGCGCCGTCGCCTGGGCCATCACCAACGCCATGGCCGACTACCAGGACCTCTACCGCGAACGGCTGCGCCGCACCGGCGCGGGCGTCGAGGCCCTCGGCCCCGACGGGACCTGGCGGCGGGTCGCCCGGCACACCGAACTCGTGCGGGTGGCGGGGGAGCAGACCGTCGAGGCGGTCGAGGTGGAGGTCCTGGAGACCGAGCGCGGGCCCGTGATCGCCGGCGGCCCCGAGGGCCTCGACGACGGCGCCCCGCTCGCCCTCGCCCTGCGCTACCCGCCCCGCGTCACCGCCGACCTCGGCTTCGGCGCGCTGCTCCCGCTGCTGCGCGCCCGCCGGGTCGCCGACGTCGACCGCGCCTTCGACCGCTGGGCCGAGCCGGTCAACGTCGTCCAGGCCGCCGACACCGAGGGCGGCCTGCTGCACCGGGTCGCGGGCCGGGTGCCGGTGCGCGCCGAGGCCAACGGCACCCGCCTCGTCCCCGCCTGGGAGAGCGGCCACGAGTGGACCGGCTGGCACGAGATGCCCCGCGCCGACCTCACCGACGGCGTCGCGGTCATGGCCAACCAGCGCGGGCCCGCCGCGGAGTTGGGCGTCGAGTTCGCCCCGCCGCACCGCGCCGACCGCATCCGCGCGCTGCTCGACGAGCGGCGGGAACGGAAATGGGGCGCGGCGGACATGCCGGCGATCCACACGGACACGTATCTGGCCTCCGCCGCACCGCTCCTGGAGCACCTGGCCGCGCTCGACGACCTGACCGCCCCGGCCGCCGCGCTCCGCGACCGCCTGCTGCGCTGGAACCGCCGGATGGACGCCGACAGCCAGGACGCGGCCCGGTACGCGGCGGTGCGCAGCGCGCTGGTGCGCCGCTTCGCCGCCCAGCCGGCCTTCGCCGCCCTGACCGACCCGCCCGCCTACCCCGAGGTCCTCCTCCCCTGGCTGGCCCTCCTCCCCCGCATCGGCTTCGCCCTCGAACACCTGCTGCGCGCCGAGGAGTCGTACGGCGTCGACCGCCCGGCACTGGTCCGGGAGGCCGTCGAGGAGGTCGCGGGGCAGGAGGTCGGAGGGCTGGAGGGCGCCGAGCGGGAGGGTGCAGGGCTGGAGGTCGCCGAGCGGGAGGTGACAGGGCTGGAGGGCGCAGGCGAGTCGGCCGCCCGCTGGGGCGACACCCACCGCCTCGCCCCCTGGCGGGCCCTGCCCGACCCGTCGTACGAGGCCCCCGCGCTCTCCGGCGACCACGACTGCGTGCTGTGCACCTCGGCCGTGCCCGGCTGGACCGACCGGGCCGCGCGCGGTCCGGCCGCCCGCTACGTGTGGGACCTGGCCCGCCGCGAGGACAGCCTGTGGGTCGTCCCCTTCGGCGCGTCCGGCGTCCCCGGCCACCCCCACCACCACGACCAGCTCCCCCTGTGGCTCGAGGGCGAACTGGCCCCGGTCGTCACGGACTGGGAGCGCCTGACGAAGGAGAGCGAGCAGAGCGATGTCTGA
- a CDS encoding LytR C-terminal domain-containing protein: MSMLTPPGMGGKYRITGDKYPRMRPHRRRGRLVVVVVACGTALGVAGWGTLQLIDVFTGGGGTASAAGSSSECSTKADTKTSAGASTGTGTSKASPASSTAALPQPAQITVNVFNATTRSGLAKTTADELKKRGFKIGDVGNASKEYDKKVTGTGILLGPASSLNTSLPVLATQLTAAERRTDAARKGAELDLIIGNGFKALSSQADATEALTALAAPQPSASADTKKGC, from the coding sequence ATGAGCATGCTGACTCCCCCCGGCATGGGCGGCAAGTACCGGATCACGGGGGACAAGTACCCCCGCATGCGCCCCCACCGACGACGCGGCAGGCTGGTCGTCGTGGTCGTCGCCTGCGGCACCGCCCTGGGCGTGGCCGGGTGGGGCACCCTGCAGCTCATCGACGTCTTCACGGGCGGCGGAGGGACGGCCTCCGCGGCCGGCTCCAGCTCGGAGTGCTCGACGAAGGCGGACACGAAGACGAGCGCGGGCGCAAGCACCGGCACGGGCACGTCCAAGGCGAGCCCCGCCTCCTCCACGGCCGCGCTCCCCCAGCCCGCGCAGATCACCGTGAACGTCTTCAACGCCACCACCCGCAGCGGCCTCGCCAAGACCACCGCGGACGAGCTGAAGAAGCGCGGCTTCAAGATCGGCGACGTGGGCAACGCGTCCAAGGAGTACGACAAGAAGGTCACCGGCACCGGGATACTGCTCGGCCCCGCGTCCTCCCTGAACACCTCGCTGCCGGTCCTCGCCACCCAGCTCACCGCCGCCGAGCGCCGCACCGACGCGGCCCGCAAGGGCGCCGAGCTCGACCTGATCATCGGCAACGGCTTCAAGGCGCTCAGCAGCCAGGCGGACGCCACCGAGGCGCTGACGGCCCTGGCCGCGCCACAGCCGTCGGCGAGCGCCGACACGAAGAAGGGCTGCTAG
- a CDS encoding type II toxin-antitoxin system VapB family antitoxin yields MIFKRIGNGRPYPDHGRESTRQWADVAPRPVRLDQLVTTKQQLDLETLLAEDSTFYGDLFAHVVKWQGDLYLEDGLHRAVRAALQQRQVLHARVLELD; encoded by the coding sequence GTGATCTTCAAGCGCATCGGAAACGGCCGGCCGTACCCCGACCACGGCCGGGAAAGCACCCGGCAGTGGGCGGACGTGGCGCCGCGCCCGGTCCGCCTCGATCAGCTCGTCACCACCAAGCAGCAGCTCGACCTCGAGACCCTGCTCGCCGAGGACTCCACGTTCTACGGCGACCTCTTCGCGCATGTCGTGAAGTGGCAGGGCGACCTGTATCTGGAGGACGGGCTGCATCGCGCGGTCCGAGCGGCGCTGCAGCAGCGCCAGGTGCTGCACGCGCGCGTGCTCGAGCTGGACTGA
- a CDS encoding HhH-GPD-type base excision DNA repair protein, protein MDVTLHLAQDPEADELLGRSPLAALVGMLLDQQVPMEWAFKGPRTIADRLGANDLDAHDIAAQDPETFAALLSEKPAVHRYPGSMAKRVQQLCQYLVEHYDGDASAVWDGVGSGRELLKRLEELPGFGKQKAQIFLALLGKQLGVRPTGWREAAGAYGAAKSFRSVADITGPESLAKVREHKQEMKAAAKAKK, encoded by the coding sequence ATGGACGTCACCCTTCACCTCGCCCAGGACCCCGAGGCCGACGAACTCCTCGGCCGCTCCCCGCTCGCCGCGCTGGTCGGGATGCTGCTGGACCAGCAGGTTCCGATGGAGTGGGCGTTCAAGGGACCCCGGACCATCGCCGACCGGCTCGGCGCGAACGACCTCGACGCGCACGACATCGCCGCCCAGGACCCGGAGACGTTCGCCGCGCTGCTCTCCGAGAAGCCGGCCGTGCACCGCTACCCGGGCTCCATGGCCAAGCGCGTCCAGCAGCTGTGCCAGTACCTCGTCGAGCACTACGACGGTGACGCGAGCGCAGTCTGGGACGGGGTCGGCAGCGGCAGGGAGCTGCTGAAGCGGCTGGAGGAGCTGCCCGGGTTCGGCAAGCAGAAGGCGCAGATCTTCCTGGCCCTGCTCGGCAAGCAGCTCGGCGTACGGCCCACGGGCTGGCGGGAGGCCGCCGGAGCGTACGGCGCGGCGAAGTCCTTCCGCTCCGTCGCCGACATCACCGGACCGGAGTCGCTGGCCAAGGTGCGGGAGCACAAGCAGGAGATGAAGGCGGCGGCGAAGGCCAAGAAGTAG
- a CDS encoding siderophore-interacting protein, producing the protein MAQGRGWEGAVLRLMRAKDFTFTVTGGEDVTARFRRVRLTDGGLLAAAGVHPTMWVRLWFDNAGRPHQRAYTLVDPDPQAGTFSLEFALHEGAASDWARTAKPGDTIEATVQGTGFEEPSPAPSHVLAIGDPASLPALNSLLDALGSAPATVWFEGAPDDTRDLPFRAAPGRHEIRRVPRRDAGAHLVERVRAELPALLTATPDPYVWIACDTRTTRALSAYVRKELGVPKERMHALGYWRAA; encoded by the coding sequence ATGGCGCAGGGGCGGGGCTGGGAGGGCGCGGTCCTCAGGTTGATGCGGGCGAAGGACTTCACCTTCACCGTCACGGGCGGCGAGGACGTCACCGCCCGCTTCCGCCGGGTGCGCCTCACCGACGGCGGGCTGCTCGCCGCTGCCGGCGTCCACCCCACGATGTGGGTCCGGCTGTGGTTCGACAACGCGGGCAGGCCGCACCAGCGGGCGTACACCCTGGTCGACCCCGACCCGCAGGCCGGCACGTTCTCCCTGGAGTTCGCCCTGCACGAGGGTGCGGCGAGCGACTGGGCGCGGACGGCGAAGCCCGGCGACACCATCGAGGCGACCGTCCAGGGCACCGGCTTCGAGGAGCCGTCCCCCGCTCCCTCCCACGTCCTCGCGATCGGCGACCCGGCCTCCCTGCCCGCCCTCAACTCCCTGCTCGACGCGCTCGGCTCCGCCCCGGCGACCGTCTGGTTCGAGGGCGCGCCGGACGACACGCGCGACCTCCCGTTCCGGGCCGCCCCAGGCCGCCACGAGATACGGCGCGTGCCCCGCCGCGACGCCGGCGCCCACCTGGTCGAGCGGGTGCGGGCCGAGCTGCCCGCGCTGCTGACGGCCACCCCCGACCCGTACGTCTGGATCGCCTGCGACACCCGGACCACCCGCGCGCTGTCGGCGTACGTCCGCAAGGAGCTGGGCGTGCCCAAGGAGCGGATGCACGCGCTGGGGTACTGGCGGGCGGCCTGA
- the upp gene encoding uracil phosphoribosyltransferase, with product MRLHVVDHPLVAHKLTTLRDRRTDSATFRRLADELVTLLAYEATRDVRTEQVDIVTPVAGTTGVKLSYPRPLVVPILRAGLGMLDGMMRLLPTAEVGFLGMIRNEETLEASTYATRMPEDLSGRQVYVLDPMLATGGTLVAAIRELIKRGADDVTAVVLLAAPEGVEVMERELAGAPVTVVTAAIDDHLNEHGYIVPGLGDAGDRLYGAAE from the coding sequence ATGCGTCTCCACGTCGTCGACCACCCCCTGGTCGCCCACAAGCTCACCACGCTGCGCGACCGCCGCACGGACTCCGCGACCTTCCGCCGCCTCGCCGACGAACTGGTCACCCTCCTCGCCTACGAGGCCACGCGCGACGTGCGCACGGAGCAGGTCGACATCGTCACGCCGGTCGCCGGGACCACCGGCGTGAAGCTCTCCTACCCGCGCCCGCTGGTCGTGCCGATCCTGCGGGCCGGCCTCGGCATGCTGGACGGCATGATGCGGCTGCTGCCGACCGCCGAGGTGGGCTTCCTGGGCATGATCCGCAACGAGGAGACCCTGGAGGCGTCCACGTACGCCACGCGCATGCCGGAGGACCTCTCCGGCCGCCAGGTGTACGTCCTGGACCCGATGCTGGCCACCGGCGGCACGCTGGTCGCGGCGATCCGCGAGCTGATCAAGCGCGGCGCCGACGACGTGACGGCCGTGGTGCTGCTCGCGGCCCCGGAGGGCGTGGAGGTCATGGAGCGCGAGCTCGCGGGCGCCCCGGTCACCGTCGTCACGGCGGCCATCGACGACCACCTCAACGAGCACGGCTACATCGTCCCCGGCCTGGGCGACGCGGGCGACCGGCTGTACGGCGCGGCGGAGTAG
- a CDS encoding RNA polymerase sigma factor SigF, whose product MSADQGSSKVLTLMKSEASPVAPVEPDVLDSVTAPEAAPAPALPATGAIDTRTLSRSLFLRLAALAEDSPERVYVRDTLIELNLPLVRYAAARFRSRNEPMEDIVQVGTIGLIKAIDRFDCERGVEFPTFAMPTVVGEIKRFFRDTSWSVRVPRRLQELRLALTKASDELSQKLDRSPTVAELAAVLGVSEEDVVDGLAVGNAYTASSLDSPAPEDDGGEGSLADRLGYEDTALEGVEYRESLKPLLAKLPPRERRIIMLRFFANMTQSQIGEEVGISQMHVSRLLTRTLSQLREGLISD is encoded by the coding sequence ATGTCCGCAGACCAGGGCAGCTCGAAGGTGCTCACGCTCATGAAGAGCGAGGCCTCGCCCGTCGCGCCTGTCGAGCCCGACGTACTCGACAGCGTCACGGCCCCCGAGGCCGCGCCTGCCCCGGCCCTCCCGGCCACCGGGGCCATCGACACCCGCACCCTGTCCCGCTCCCTGTTCCTGCGACTGGCCGCGCTCGCCGAGGACAGCCCCGAGCGCGTCTACGTCCGGGACACGCTCATCGAGCTCAACCTCCCGCTCGTCCGGTACGCGGCGGCCCGCTTCCGCTCCCGCAACGAGCCGATGGAGGACATCGTCCAGGTCGGCACCATCGGCCTGATCAAGGCGATCGACCGCTTCGACTGCGAACGCGGCGTGGAGTTCCCGACGTTCGCGATGCCGACCGTCGTCGGCGAGATCAAGCGCTTCTTCCGCGACACGTCGTGGTCGGTGCGCGTGCCGAGGCGACTGCAGGAGCTGCGACTGGCCCTCACCAAGGCCAGCGACGAGCTCTCGCAGAAGCTGGACCGTTCGCCCACCGTCGCCGAACTGGCCGCGGTCCTGGGCGTGTCGGAGGAGGACGTGGTCGACGGCCTGGCCGTCGGCAACGCGTACACGGCGTCCTCCCTGGACTCCCCGGCCCCCGAGGACGACGGCGGCGAGGGCTCCCTGGCCGACCGCCTCGGCTACGAGGACACGGCGCTGGAGGGCGTGGAGTACCGCGAGTCCCTCAAGCCGCTCCTCGCCAAGCTCCCGCCCCGCGAGCGGCGCATCATCATGCTGCGCTTCTTCGCCAACATGACCCAGTCCCAGATCGGCGAGGAGGTCGGCATCTCCCAGATGCACGTCTCCCGCCTCCTCACCCGGACGCTGTCCCAGCTCCGCGAGGGCCTGATCTCCGACTGA
- a CDS encoding cupin domain-containing protein: MTAQDLVAHYDLEPIPREGGLFRRTWAGPEQPDGRPAGSAIVALLTADDHSALHRLPTDEVWHFYLGDPLRLLLLAPDGTSRTAVLGPDVLGGQHPQLTVPARTWMGAQVVAGGSWTFFGCTMAPGFTYADYEHGDAADLTARHPDRAALIARLCRP; encoded by the coding sequence GTGACCGCACAGGACCTCGTCGCGCACTACGACCTGGAGCCGATCCCCCGCGAGGGCGGCCTGTTCCGCCGTACCTGGGCCGGCCCCGAGCAGCCCGACGGCCGGCCCGCCGGCTCCGCGATCGTCGCGCTGCTCACCGCCGACGACCACTCCGCCCTGCACCGCCTGCCCACCGACGAGGTCTGGCACTTCTACCTCGGCGACCCGCTGCGCCTGCTGCTCCTCGCCCCGGACGGGACCTCCCGTACGGCCGTGCTCGGACCGGACGTCCTGGGCGGGCAGCATCCGCAGCTCACCGTGCCCGCCCGCACCTGGATGGGCGCACAGGTGGTCGCCGGGGGATCCTGGACCTTCTTCGGCTGCACGATGGCCCCCGGCTTCACCTACGCGGACTACGAGCACGGCGACGCCGCCGACCTCACGGCGCGTCACCCGGACCGGGCCGCCCTGATCGCGCGACTGTGCCGACCATGA